Proteins encoded within one genomic window of Sulfurovum zhangzhouensis:
- a CDS encoding SanA/YdcF family protein, translating into MKKAIWVLLLLAISVAGGTGSILWLNDSMTNETSSYIYNDLSKIPAKKAALVLGTSKYFHGRENYFYNYRIEAAAKLFKGGKVKAIVISGDNGSKTYDEPTDMKEDLIKAGVPEKYITLDYAGFRTLDSIVRAEAIFDLKDYIIVSQKFHLERALYIAKAKGQKVIGFAAKDLKNTYAAQKMKIREYLARTKAFLDVNILHTDPKFYGKKEKVTYKL; encoded by the coding sequence ATGAAAAAAGCTATTTGGGTACTGCTCTTACTAGCTATCAGTGTCGCAGGCGGGACTGGAAGTATCTTATGGTTAAATGACTCAATGACCAATGAAACTTCTTCATATATTTATAATGACCTTTCTAAGATACCGGCAAAAAAGGCTGCATTGGTTCTTGGAACATCGAAATATTTTCATGGCAGGGAAAACTATTTTTATAACTATCGGATAGAAGCAGCCGCAAAGCTTTTTAAAGGTGGCAAGGTTAAGGCGATCGTTATCTCCGGTGATAACGGAAGCAAAACATATGATGAGCCTACAGATATGAAAGAAGATCTTATCAAAGCAGGTGTACCTGAGAAGTATATCACGCTTGATTATGCCGGGTTTCGAACTCTGGATTCGATCGTAAGGGCTGAAGCAATCTTTGATTTGAAAGACTATATTATCGTTTCCCAGAAATTTCATTTGGAGAGAGCTTTATACATTGCAAAAGCCAAAGGACAGAAAGTCATAGGATTTGCCGCAAAAGATTTGAAAAATACCTATGCAGCCCAAAAAATGAAGATAAGGGAATATCTGGCTAGAACCAAAGCATTTTTGGATGTAAATATCTTACATACAGACCCAAAATTTTATGGAAAAAAAGAGAAGGTAACGTATAAACTATGA